Genomic window (Bradyrhizobium sp. 186):
AGCGGCCCCGACCATTCCACGATCACGAGGACATGGAGGAACTCAAGGATGAAGGTGGCGCCGAAGGCGATCGCGAGCCACTTGGGAAGCGGCTGTTCGATACGGGCGCCCATATCCCAGAGCAGCAATGCCAGCAGGCCCGTGATGAGGGTCATGCTGGTGTCGAGAATGGTGTGGAGTTCCGGATAGTTCTGTCGTCCGGCGCCAAGCAACAACGCGCTGCCAATACCGAAGGCGATCAAGACGCCCACGACACTGAGCGATTGGCTTGCAGGCTTGTGATTTGCAGTCCTGGCCGCGGTGCCCATATCGTTACCAAAGGAAACGTCTTTTTGAGAAAAGGACGGCCCGAATCGAACGTCAGCGATCTTTCCCCTTTTTTTACAACGTATGCAATCCATACGTGCGACAGGCGCGAGGGAAGGTGCACCAGCCATCCCGGCTCCTCGGCTGCGCGCAATCCGGCAGGTGAATTGGCTCGCCGGGGGCGCCGCCGGGCTGCCCGCCGGGCTTACGAACCCTTCCGCTCCATGTCGAGCTCGGCCCTGAGACTATCGAGATCGCGATAAATTGAGGCGACCGCGAGCACGCGTCCGCCCTTGCGGTACTTCAGCATGCAATCCCTTCCAGAGATGCTGCCATCGATCGCGATGTCATCAAAGCTCTCGGCATGGCCGACATAGTTGATCGGCACGTCGTAATGCTGGCTCCAGAAGAACGGCACGGCGTCGAAGCGTTCGCGCCGGTCCAGCATGTTGCGCGCCGCGGTCTGGCCCTGGCGCTCGGCCAGCACCCAGTGCTCGACGCGGATGTTTTGGCCGGAATGCGGATCGGGCCAGCGCGCGATGTCGCCGGCCGCGAAAATGCCGGAGGCGCTGGTTTCGAGACGTTCATTCACACTCACGCCGCGATCGATCGCAAGCCCTGCCTGCTCGGCGAGCGCAAGGCGAGGCCTCACGCCGATACCGACCACGACGAGATCGGCCTCGATGACGCCTCCGCTCTTCAGCGTCGCGCGCATTCCATCGAGCTTCTCCACGGTGTCCTTAAGGTGGAAGTTGACGCCGTTGTCTTCATGCAGCGCGCGAACGAAATCGCCCATCTCGGGTCCGAGCACGCGTTGCATCGGCCGCTCATCCGGGGCGACCACGTGCACTTCAAGCTTGCGTGCTCGCAGGGAGGCCGCGACTTCGAGGCCGATGAAGCTGGCACCAATCACCAGCGCGCGCTTCGCACTGCCCGCCGCCTTGATGATGGCACGGCTGTCGGCGACGGATCGCAAGGTGTGGACATGGGGCTGGTCGGCGCCGGGGATCTGCAATTTGACCGGCTCGGCGCCGGTCGCAAGCAGCAGCCGGTCGAACGGCAGCTTGTCACCATTACCCAACGTCACGCTGCGCGCCTTGGGATCAATCGCGGAAACATTCGTGTTGAGCCTGAGGTCGATGCCCGCGTCCGGATAGTAGTCCTCCGGCCGCAACGGCAGCCAGTCCTCCGGCGCGTTGCCGGCGAGATAGTCCTTGGACAGGTTCGGCCGGTCGACCGGCATCGCGCCGTCATTGCTGAGCATGGTGATGGCACCGGCAAATCCCTCGCGCCGGAGCGTCTCGGCCGCCGCGAATCCGGCCGCGCCGCCGCCGACGATGACGAATTTTTCGGGTATCGGCGCGATGCGGTGGGGCGCCGAAGGCTTCGGCGCCTCACGCTTGCGCTGAACCAAAATCCTGTCCCGATCCCGCGTCACTTCCCAGACTGCCAACGCATTCAGCGCCGGCGGCCGCGTGGCCTCGCCGGTGCGCAAGGAGAAGCAGGCGTGATGCCAGGGGCAGCGGATAGTGTCGTCGACCACCAGCCCTTCGGCGAGTGGCCCGTGGTAGTGGCTGCAAGCGGGCTCGATCGCAAAAACCTCATTGCCCGCCTGCACCAGCAGGACATCCTCCTCACCGACATGGCCGAGCAGCTTGCCGTCCTTGAGATCGGCGAGCGAGACGCCCTTGGTCAGGTCGGGTCCACCAGGCTTGCTCTCCTCGCTCATGGTCATCTCCCTCACGGCTGACGCTCAACTCGGGATTTGGACGGCGCCGCCTGCGAAAGGTTCCTCGCGACGCCAAAAAATCGGGTCACCCCGCCGCCTGGCGCACATCAAGCACCGCCTGCGCCCATTCGGCGGGCCGTTCCTGCGGCAGATTGTGGCCAGCCCCAGTGAACACGCGCCGCTCGAAAAAGCCCTCGAACCTGCGCGCATGATGCGCCGTGCCGGGATTGACGCCATCGCTGTCGCCATCGATCGCGATCGTGGGGACACGGATCGGTGGCTGGCCTGCGAGCTTCGCTTCGATCCCGGCATAGGCGGGATCGCCCTCAACCAGCGCGTAGCGGTGGCGGTAGGAATGGATCACGACGTCGACGAAATCAGGATTGTCGAAGGATACGGCACTCCGCTCGAACGTCGCGTCGTCGAAGGCCCATTTCGGCGACCACATCGCCCAGAGCTGGCGCGCAAAGCCACGCCGGTTACGCTCCAGCGCGCGGCGGCCGCGCTCGTTGTGAAAGAGATATTGATACCAGAGCGCCGTCTCCTCCGGCGGCGAAGCCGGCTCCATGGCGCGGGCGATGTTCTGGATATTGTAGGAATTGCCGGAGACGAGCCCGATCACGCGCTCGGGATGCAGCGCCGAGACCACACAGGCCGCGCGCCCGCCCCAGTCATAGCCGCCGACGACAGCGCGCGAAATCTTCAGCGCATCCATGAAAGCGAGCAGATCGGCGCCCAGCGCCGCCTGCTCGCCGGACCGCGGCGTCTGCGCGGAGCGAAACCGGGTCGGCCCGTAGCCGCGCAGCCAGGGCACCAGCACCCGCGCGCCCGCTTGCGCGATGATCGGCGCGGTCTCGGCGTACGCATTGACGTCATAGGGAAAGCCGTGGCCCATGATGCAGGGCCAGCCGTCGGGCGCGCCATAGTCGAGATAGGCGATATCGAGGACGGCGGTCGTGACTTCTTTTTGTTGCATGACGTACTCACGGATTTACTCGACGTCGTAGCCCGGATGAGCGAAGCGACATCCGGGATTGGGTACCGCTGGCCCCGGATATCGCTTCGCTCATCCGGGCTACGGCCCTACAACGGCCCGACCTACTTCTGCGGCCCGGACAGCGAGATGTCGCGCTCGGCGCGGAACACGTTGCTATAGAGGTTGGCGATCCACTGCCGGCCGATCTCGGTCTTGTTGAGATAGCCGATCTCGGTCTGGATGTGCGGTGCGACGCTGTTCCAATAGAATTGCGGATAGCGGTTCACGATGTCGGCGGGCGAGTCGTAGCCGAGCTGGCGGTTCATGCCCACCTCCTCGAACTCGTAGTACAGCGCGTTGGCCTTGCGCAGATAGTTGGGATCACCGAGCTGTCCGATGAAATCGGCGGCGCGCAGGATCGAAGCTTCGTCGTCGTACTCCTGCCCTTCCTGGGCCGGGAAGCGCGTCCCCTCGATGGCGCGGGCGACCCGCTCGCTGTCGAGGCCGCGGATCGGCGGCAACCGCCGCCTCACAAAAAGTTTTGAGCGGTCAACGTGATACATCATGAGACTTGCATCGGATGCACCACGCAGCAGTGACACCTTGGTCCCGATCTCGTCGATCACAAAACCGTCTTCGTCATCCTCCTCGAACAGTCCGCGCACATAGCCGATGTCGTGCGCAAGACAGGCGATCAGGATATGGTTGTAGTCCTCTCCCGAAAGGTGGGTGTGAAGATTGCGGCCAAGCAGGATCGCATGGGCGGCCAGCGTCACCAGCATCGTATGCTCGATGTTATGGTAAAGCGCGTCGCTGTTGCCGATGCATTCCATCGCGGTGCGCGTCGAGGCCTCCAGCACCCTGGCATAGGATTCGTCGAACCTGCGACGCATGAACGAGCCCAGCAACTTCTCCAGGGATTCGGCCGCCAGTCTCGGTAACGTCATCATGGATGCAGCCCCGTTGTCGGTGGTGTCCCACGCCAACTCCCGACGTCTCATTCGCGTCCTCGACGCAAAGGCCAGCATAGCCCATCTTGGGGGACTGACCAAATCCCGGGACGAAAATACGGAAATATGTTGCAGTCCCGCTTCGCAACATCACGGTTGCGGTCACAGTTAGAAACACCCTGGGGTCGTGGCCTGGACGGTGAACCACGCTCACCCCACCAGCACCACGTCGACGGCGACGCCGAGCTTCTGCTTCGGTGAGCCGATGATGATGCCGTCGACCGGAGAGACGTCGGAGAAATCGCGGCCGACCGCGAGCACGATGTGATCGTTGGCGACCAGCAAATCGTTGGTCGGATCGAAATCGACCCAGCCAAGCTCCGCTCCGCACCACAGCGAGACCCAGGCGTGGGTGGCGTCCGCGCCCTGCAGGCGCGGTCGGCCCGGCGCCGGAATGGTGCGCAAGTAACCGCTGACATAGGCCGCGGGCAGACCGAGCCCGCGAAGGCCCGCGATCATCACATGGGCAAAATCCTGACAGACGCCGTGGCGCTTGTCGAAGACCTCGTTGAGCGGCGTCGATATCACCGTCGCCTTGGGGTCATAGCGAAACTCCGTGCGGATGCGATGCATGAGATCGACGGCGCCGGCGAGGATCCTTGCACTGGGTGCAAAGCACTCCGCCGCATAGGCGCTGACGGGACGCAATACCGGCACTAGGGGGCTCGCAAAGACATAACCGACCGGCGAGGACGGCCCGAGGCTCGTCGCCTCGAAGGCAATGTCGCGGATGTTCTCCCACGACGGGCTCACCGCATCGCGCGCCGGCGGCTCGCGCGAGACCGAGACGCGCGAGCGGGAGTCGATCCGCAAGGTTCGATGCGCGGCCTCGATCACCACGCTCTCGGTCAGCGTGCCGAAGAAATCGCGGCGGACATTGCGCTCGGCAGGGCGCGGCCGGATCTCGACACTGTGCGAGACCAGTTCCTGGCCGTTGCCGTTCTTCGGCTCCAGCCGCAGCGTGCAGCGGGCGAAGCTGACCGCGCTCTCGTACTCGTAGGTGGTGACGTGACGGATATCGTAGATCACGCCAGCCCCGTGAGCTTTTCCGGCCGGCTCGCGTTGGGACCATGCGGGAAATAGTGCAGCCCGATCGCCTCGGAGAGACTGAGCAGATCCTGCTCCAGCGCGAACAGCGTCTTGACCTCGAGCTTCTCGGCTTCGGCCGTGGCGAGCATCGCCTGCACCGCGACCGCGAGCCGCTGCGGCCGCTCGATCAGGCCATGTTCCTTCAGGCTCGGCAGTGCTGCGATGTGCTCGTTCAGCGTCGCCACCTGGAACGCGACCGAGCGCGGGTTGTAGCCGTCGAGCACCGCGAGGTCGCGCACGGGAGCCAGGATCGGCGCCAGCAGATAGCGCGAGCGGTAGGTGATCTGGCAATCCACCAGCGTCAGCAGCACGTCGAGGTCCTCGTCGCCCGCCTCGTCATAGGCGAACTGCCGCGCAAATCGCGTGGTGTTGATGGCGCGCTCGGTGCGGCGGCCGATGTCGAGAAAGCGCCAGCCGGCGGCGCGATTCATGTTCTCCTGCGCAAGACCCGCAAAACTCGATAGCTCCTGCAAGGTCAGTTCGGCCGCGCTGATGACGCCGTCGTCGTCCTCGACCCCATAGGCGAGACGCTCGGTCATCTCGGTGATCACCTGCCACGCATCCGGCGACAAACGCT
Coding sequences:
- a CDS encoding FAD-dependent oxidoreductase yields the protein MSEESKPGGPDLTKGVSLADLKDGKLLGHVGEEDVLLVQAGNEVFAIEPACSHYHGPLAEGLVVDDTIRCPWHHACFSLRTGEATRPPALNALAVWEVTRDRDRILVQRKREAPKPSAPHRIAPIPEKFVIVGGGAAGFAAAETLRREGFAGAITMLSNDGAMPVDRPNLSKDYLAGNAPEDWLPLRPEDYYPDAGIDLRLNTNVSAIDPKARSVTLGNGDKLPFDRLLLATGAEPVKLQIPGADQPHVHTLRSVADSRAIIKAAGSAKRALVIGASFIGLEVAASLRARKLEVHVVAPDERPMQRVLGPEMGDFVRALHEDNGVNFHLKDTVEKLDGMRATLKSGGVIEADLVVVGIGVRPRLALAEQAGLAIDRGVSVNERLETSASGIFAAGDIARWPDPHSGQNIRVEHWVLAERQGQTAARNMLDRRERFDAVPFFWSQHYDVPINYVGHAESFDDIAIDGSISGRDCMLKYRKGGRVLAVASIYRDLDSLRAELDMERKGS
- a CDS encoding alpha/beta hydrolase, which translates into the protein MQQKEVTTAVLDIAYLDYGAPDGWPCIMGHGFPYDVNAYAETAPIIAQAGARVLVPWLRGYGPTRFRSAQTPRSGEQAALGADLLAFMDALKISRAVVGGYDWGGRAACVVSALHPERVIGLVSGNSYNIQNIARAMEPASPPEETALWYQYLFHNERGRRALERNRRGFARQLWAMWSPKWAFDDATFERSAVSFDNPDFVDVVIHSYRHRYALVEGDPAYAGIEAKLAGQPPIRVPTIAIDGDSDGVNPGTAHHARRFEGFFERRVFTGAGHNLPQERPAEWAQAVLDVRQAAG
- a CDS encoding HD domain-containing protein, which codes for MMTLPRLAAESLEKLLGSFMRRRFDESYARVLEASTRTAMECIGNSDALYHNIEHTMLVTLAAHAILLGRNLHTHLSGEDYNHILIACLAHDIGYVRGLFEEDDEDGFVIDEIGTKVSLLRGASDASLMMYHVDRSKLFVRRRLPPIRGLDSERVARAIEGTRFPAQEGQEYDDEASILRAADFIGQLGDPNYLRKANALYYEFEEVGMNRQLGYDSPADIVNRYPQFYWNSVAPHIQTEIGYLNKTEIGRQWIANLYSNVFRAERDISLSGPQK
- a CDS encoding transglutaminase family protein — protein: MIYDIRHVTTYEYESAVSFARCTLRLEPKNGNGQELVSHSVEIRPRPAERNVRRDFFGTLTESVVIEAAHRTLRIDSRSRVSVSREPPARDAVSPSWENIRDIAFEATSLGPSSPVGYVFASPLVPVLRPVSAYAAECFAPSARILAGAVDLMHRIRTEFRYDPKATVISTPLNEVFDKRHGVCQDFAHVMIAGLRGLGLPAAYVSGYLRTIPAPGRPRLQGADATHAWVSLWCGAELGWVDFDPTNDLLVANDHIVLAVGRDFSDVSPVDGIIIGSPKQKLGVAVDVVLVG